One part of the Gossypium raimondii isolate GPD5lz chromosome 1, ASM2569854v1, whole genome shotgun sequence genome encodes these proteins:
- the LOC105783670 gene encoding vacuolar-sorting receptor 3: MNECLENNGGCWQDKTVNLTACRDTFRGRVCECLLVDGVQFKGDGYSHWEGLNVKLLQHSPRLDLGMCFVELLASPTELPLGIVINVACRQKH, from the exons ATGAATGAATGCTTGGAAAATAATGGTGGTTGTTGGCAAGATAAAACAGTAAATCTCACAGCCTGCAGG GATACATTTCGAGGAAGAGTTTGTGAATGTCTCTTGGTTGATGGCGTGCAATTCAAAGGAGATGGATACAGTCACTGGGAAG GCCTTAACGTCAAGCTGTTACAGCACTCGCCCCGGTTGGATTTGGGTATGTGTTTTGTGGAACTACTTGCGTCGCCAACGGAACTTCCCTTGGGGATTGTAATCAACGTTGCTTGCCGTCAGAAGCACTAG